Proteins from one Peromyscus eremicus unplaced genomic scaffold, PerEre_H2_v1 PerEre#2#chr22_unloc_1, whole genome shotgun sequence genomic window:
- the LOC131900818 gene encoding LOW QUALITY PROTEIN: ATPase MORC2B-like (The sequence of the model RefSeq protein was modified relative to this genomic sequence to represent the inferred CDS: inserted 2 bases in 2 codons) → MPFANYNSLNRAQLTFEYLHTNSTTHEFLFGALAELVDNARDANATRIDIYAERREDLRGGFMLCFLDNGAGMDPNDAISVIQFGKSGKRTPESTQIGRYGNGLKSGSMRIGKDFILFTKKEDTMSCLFLSRTFHEEEGIDEVIVPLPSWNTQTGEPVTDNAEKFAIETELIYKYSPFHTEGEMMTQFMKISGNSGTLVIIFNLKLMDNGEPELDITSNPKDIRMAEISQEGMKPERYSFCAYAAVLYIDPRMRIFIHGHKVQTKKLSCCLYKPRKYTFTSSRFKTRAEQEVKKADQVAWLAEEKAREAESKARALEIHIGGDISRVSRVMLRQVQNTAITLRKEADVKKRIKDAKQRALKEPKELSFVFGVNIEHRDHDGMFIYNCSRLIKMYEKVGPQLEKSMTCGGVVGVIDVPYLVLEPTHNKQDFADAKEYRHLLRAIGEHLAQYWKDIAIAQYGIIKFWDEFGYLSAXWNRPPSEELHFKRRRXIQCDLCLKWRTLPFQLSAVEEGYPDNWVCSMNPDPEQDQCEAFELQQKIPMGIFKKAPKTQEERRKQLTEKIRQQQKKLKALKKTKSIRSQGDLKKLPLEVTTRPFTKCSVQRLHYLQLPLCGVNKNARRRPQFMHVPRPPRQLQRASIFYTNPKSPALAAQREAMLQPPETPPKLVSLLVKTVPQTPLVQSLSTSVVPNPNNLCKVETPEAMKTPVMEKPDPPISPSPVLCDRKRSLEVSDEEEAEERRKESCKRGRLTVKEEKIQVNELSDSAEEENPGDLKIAQKDKGLYVVVRVKGECYKGHVTAVEVGENVVWWKVKFEDVPKGTTPTDCWVEKGSENVWLMKPSPVYQSTDGQQEGVKEEEDTTDQQPIALQGCSTSDYFYTEPDTTAPKTNHETTDLLVQILWNCLRYFMPLSFSISKKELGAMNSEELLSLPLKECFKQYEAELQNLCNSYQSCADSKAKASEESLLISQKKLRETEEKLQKLQTNVRALLQKVQEDINISTDEELNAYIENLITSED, encoded by the exons ATGCCATTCGCCAATTACAACAGTCTTAACCGGGCTCAACTAACCTTTGAATATCTACACACAAATTCAACAACTCATGAATTTTTGTTTGGTGCCCTTGCTGAACTGGTTGATAACGCGAGAGATGCCAATGCCACCCGAATAGATATTTATGCTGAAAGGCGAGAAGACCTTCGAGGAGGATTCATGCTTTGTTTTCTAGATAATGGAGCAGGAATGGATCCAAATGATGCCATCAGTGTGATCCAATTTGGGAAATCAGGCAAACGTACTCCAGAATCCACACAGATTGGGCGATATGGGAATGGACTAAAATCGGGCTCAATGCGTATTGGGAAGGATTTTATCCTCTTCACCAAGAAGGAAGACACCATGAGCTGCCTCTTCCTGTCTCGAACCTTTCACGAGGAAGAAGGCATTGATGAAGTGATAGTTCCATTGCCTTCTTGGAATACACAGACAGGAGAACCTGTCACAGACAATGCGGAGAAGTTTGCCATCGAGACAGAACTCATCTACAAGTACTCTCCCTTCCACACTGAGGGAGAAATGATGACCCAGTTCATGAAGATTTCTGGGAATAGTGGAACCCTGGTGATCATTTTTAATCTCAAGCTCATGGACAATGGAGAACCCGAACTAGACATCACCTCAAATCCAAAAGATATCCGGATGGCAGAGATATCCCAAGAAGGTATGAAGCCAGAGCGGTACTCCTTCTGTGCCTATGCTGCTGTGCTGTACATCGATCCTCGGATGAGGATTTTCATTCACGGGCACAAGGTGCAGACCAAAAAGCTCTCCTGCTGCCTGTACAAGCCCAGGAAGTACACCTTCACATCAAGCCGTTTCAAGACTCGGGCAGAACAAGAGGTGAAGAAGGCAGACCAGGTAGCATGGCTTGCTGAAGAGAAGGCacgggaagcagagagcaaagctCGTGCATTAGAAATACATATAGGTGGAGACATCTCACGGGTCTCCAGGGTGATGTTACGACAGGTCCAGAATACAGCCATCACCCTTCGAAAAGAAGCTGATGTCAAGAAAAGGATCAAGGATGCCAAGCAGCGAGCACTCAAAGAACCTAAGgaactgagttttgtttttggggtCAACATTGAACACCGTGACCATGATGGCATGTTTATCTACAACTGCAGCCGCTTGATCAAGATGTATGAGAAAGTGGGTCCACAGCTGGAAAAGAGCATGACATGTGGTGGGGTTGTTGGAGTCATCGATGTGCCCTACTTGGTCCTGGAGCCCACACACAACAAGCAAGACTTTGCTGATGCCAAGGAGTACCGCCACCTGCTGCGGGCAATTGGGGAGCACCTGGCACAGTACTGGAAGGACATAGCCATTGCCCAGTATGGAATCATTAAGTTCTGGGATGAGTTTGGCTACCTCTCTG ACTGGAACCGACCCCCATCTGAGGAGCTGCATTTCAAACGCAGGA GCATACAGTGTGATTTGTGTCTGAAGTGGAGGACCCTCCCCTTCCAGTTAAGTGCTGTAGAAGAAGGTTACCCAGACAACTGGGTTTGCTCAATGAACCCTGATCCTGAGCAGGACCAGTGTGAGGCTTTTGAACTGCAACAGAAGATTCCTATGGGAATATTTAAAAAGGCTCCAAAGACACAAGAAGAAAGACGGAAGCAGCTGACAGAGAAAATTCGCCAACAGCAGAAGAAGCTGAAGGCCCTTAAGAAAACCAAGTCTATCCGTTCCCAAGGTGACCTGAAAAAATTACCCTTGGAAGTGACCACCAGACCTTTCACTAAATGTTCTGTTCAGAGACTTCACTATCTTCAACTACCGTTGTGTGGTGTGAACAAGAATGCCCGAAGAAGACCTCAGTTCATGCATGTTCCTAGACCACCCAGACAGTTACAAAGGGCTTCTATCTTCTACACCAACCCAAAGTCTCCTGCTCTGGCAGCCCAAAGAGAGGCTATGCTCCAGCCACCTGAGACACCCCCAAAGTTGGTAAGCCTCCTGGTTAAAACTGTACCCCAGACTCCTCTGGTCCAATCCCTGTCAACATCTGTAGTCCCCAACCCCAACAACCTTTGCAAGGTGGAAACCCCCGAAGCCATGAAAACTCCAGTGATGGAGAAGCCAGATCCACCCATTAGTCCATCACCAGTACTATGTGATCGTAAGAGGAGTCTTGAGGTCTCTGATGAGGAAGAGgctgaggagagaaggaaggagtcgTGCAAACGGGGCAGGTTGACTGTGAAGGAGGAAAAGATTCAAGTAAATGAGCTCTCAGACAGTGCTGAGGAAGAGAATCCGGGGGACCTCAAGATAGCTCAGAAAGATAAAGGGCTGTACGTGGTGGTACGTGTGAAAGGAGAGTGCTACAAGGGCCACGTCACTGCCGTGGAGGTGGGTGAGAATGTGGTATGGTGGAAGGTCAAGTTTGAGGATGTGCCCAAGGGTACTACCCCAACAGACTGCTGGGTGGAAAAAGGCAGTGAAAATGTATGGCTGATGAAGCCATCTCCAGTATATCAGAGCACTGATGGGCAGCAAGAGGGTGtgaaagaagaggaggacacCACGGACCAGCAGCCGATTGCATTACAAGGGTGCTCCACTTCTGACTACttctacactgaacctgacactACTGCTCCAAAGACCAACCATGAGACCACTGACCTCCTGGTCCAGATTCTCTGGAATTGCTTACGTTATTTCATGCCCCTGAGTTTTTCGATATCCAAGAAGGAGCTGGGTGCTATGAATTCAGAAGAATTACTGTCTCTTCCTCTGAAAGAGTGCTTTAAGCAATATGAAGCAGAGCTCCAGAATCTCTGTAATTCCTACCAAAGCTGTGCTGACTCAAAAGCCAAGGCCTCCGAGGAGAGCCTGCTCATCTCCCAGAAAAAACTCCGTGAGACAGAGGAGAAACTCCAGAAGCTTCAGACCAATGTCCGGGCACTCCTGCAGAAGGTGCAGGAAGACATAAACATCAGCACGGATGAGGAGCTCAATGCCTACATTGAGAATCTCATCACCAGTGAAGACTGA